The following proteins come from a genomic window of Candidatus Thiodiazotropha sp. CDECU1:
- the grxD gene encoding Grx4 family monothiol glutaredoxin gives MDVLDRIKEQVEHNPVVIYMKGTPQFPMCGFSSRAAAALQDCGVPFAYVNVLADAEIFENLPRYADWPTFPQIYIDGELIGGCDITLEMHQSGELKKVMEEAAAKVAPTDDDQV, from the coding sequence ATGGATGTTTTGGACAGAATCAAAGAGCAGGTCGAGCACAACCCGGTCGTTATCTACATGAAGGGAACGCCACAGTTTCCCATGTGCGGCTTTTCATCCCGTGCGGCCGCTGCCCTGCAGGATTGCGGTGTCCCTTTCGCCTATGTGAATGTCCTTGCTGATGCGGAAATCTTCGAGAACCTGCCCCGGTATGCCGATTGGCCGACCTTTCCCCAGATCTATATCGATGGTGAACTGATCGGTGGTTGCGACATTACCCTGGAGATGCACCAGAGCGGTGAATTGAAAAAAGTGATGGAAGAGGCGGCAGCCAAAGTCGCACCGACAGACGACGATCAAGTTTAA
- a CDS encoding HD-GYP domain-containing protein: MIEADHIHDLNRRVSLLEEHIGFKLEPILHYALRARDNYTLEHSNRVVTLSEVIGKHLNLQKREMEVLSLAASFHDIGKIGIPDNILLKPGTLTREEYEGIKVHSAIGANMLRTLANPLLDEVAVGVLHHHEQWDGKGYPDGLKGEDIPIVSRIIAVVDAYDAMTTTRSYRREMSKIEALKMIESESGKQFCPKAVEVVLDICRSGKFSWFK; encoded by the coding sequence GTGATAGAAGCAGACCACATACACGACCTTAACCGAAGGGTTTCACTCCTTGAAGAACATATCGGTTTCAAATTGGAACCGATTCTCCACTACGCCCTGAGAGCAAGGGACAACTATACCCTTGAACATTCCAATCGGGTCGTGACCCTTTCCGAAGTGATCGGTAAACATCTCAATCTGCAAAAGCGCGAGATGGAAGTGCTCTCACTGGCTGCAAGTTTTCACGACATCGGCAAGATTGGCATACCCGATAACATCCTGCTCAAACCCGGCACCCTTACCAGGGAAGAGTACGAAGGGATCAAGGTACACTCTGCCATCGGCGCGAATATGTTACGCACCCTGGCCAATCCACTCCTCGATGAGGTTGCCGTGGGTGTCCTGCACCATCATGAACAGTGGGACGGAAAGGGTTATCCAGATGGCCTGAAAGGCGAGGATATTCCCATCGTATCTCGCATCATTGCCGTCGTGGACGCCTATGACGCCATGACTACGACCCGCAGCTACAGGCGGGAAATGAGCAAGATTGAGGCGTTGAAAATGATCGAATCGGAGAGCGGAAAGCAGTTCTGCCCCAAGGCGGTCGAAGTTGTATTGGATATCTGCAGATCGGGTAAATTCAGCTGGTTTAAATAA
- a CDS encoding CBS domain-containing protein yields MLVSDYMSSAPITVQQEDNYDLAFEIMEKKNMHHLPVVDNENQVVGIVTRRDLQLAARYFKEAPVEIAEVMHTPVYTTNANTPLASAAKQMNDNRIGCLPVIGDDKIVAGMLTETDLIRALSDLLDS; encoded by the coding sequence ATGTTGGTAAGCGACTATATGAGCTCCGCCCCCATTACCGTACAACAAGAGGACAACTACGATTTAGCCTTCGAGATAATGGAAAAGAAAAACATGCACCACCTGCCGGTTGTGGATAATGAAAATCAAGTGGTAGGCATAGTCACGCGACGGGACCTTCAACTCGCCGCCCGTTATTTCAAAGAGGCACCGGTGGAGATCGCAGAGGTTATGCATACCCCGGTCTACACCACGAACGCGAATACTCCGCTGGCATCGGCAGCCAAGCAGATGAACGACAACAGGATCGGCTGCCTACCGGTCATCGGCGATGATAAAATCGTCGCAGGCATGCTCACCGAAACCGACCTCATCCGTGCATTGAGCGATCTATTGGATTCTTAG
- a CDS encoding deoxycytidylate deaminase translates to MVKWDTRFLGLAAYISSWSKDPSSQVGAVITDGNRIISLGYNGFAAGVEDKQERLDDRDRKLNLTIHAEENAMIFAKRDLTGCTVYVTHPPCPRCASKLIQEEVGRIVYIKPSEDFLSRWADDIQLSREMYREAGVEVTGYALQKINHENAQITIAPGGFFKNVMNLFLHSDD, encoded by the coding sequence ATGGTCAAATGGGATACCCGCTTTCTTGGCCTGGCGGCTTATATCTCTTCCTGGAGTAAGGATCCCTCATCCCAGGTCGGTGCGGTGATCACTGACGGCAACCGGATCATCTCCCTGGGTTACAATGGATTTGCCGCGGGTGTGGAGGATAAGCAGGAACGCCTGGACGATCGGGACCGCAAGCTCAATCTGACCATCCATGCCGAAGAGAATGCGATGATCTTTGCCAAGCGGGATCTCACCGGTTGCACGGTTTATGTCACCCATCCACCCTGCCCCCGCTGTGCCTCAAAGCTGATCCAGGAGGAGGTCGGGCGGATTGTCTATATCAAGCCCAGCGAAGACTTTCTCTCCCGCTGGGCAGATGATATCCAGCTCTCCAGGGAGATGTATCGTGAGGCCGGTGTCGAGGTGACCGGTTACGCCCTGCAGAAGATCAACCATGAGAATGCCCAGATCACCATTGCACCCGGTGGTTTTTTCAAGAATGTGATGAACCTCTTTCTCCACTCTGACGATTGA
- a CDS encoding N-acetylglutaminylglutamine amidotransferase gives MCGLCGELRFDGAPADLAAIERMNERLRQRGPDHGGSYSDGALGFGHRRLSIIDLSEHAHQPMLDQELNLALVFNGTIYNYKELRGTLQGLGYHFFSSGDTEVILKAFHAWGEDCVDRLHGMFAFAVWDCQRQRLFLARDRFGIKPLYYTQDSRRFRFASNTQALLAAGGVDTAIDPVALHHQFTLHGVVPAPLTILRGIRKLAPGHCMVIEANGTERIRTYWSYPATRPEMPLSEREWMEAIHDSLREAVRKRNEIADVPVGVLLSGGLDSSLLVALLAEAGVTDLRTFSVGFEDQPEEKGNEFEYSDPVAERYRTQHHKFLVPNSEVLNRLPEAVDNMAEPMFGQDAVAFYLLGEQVSRQIKVVQSGQGADEVFGGYFWYSRIMQEHEGEAVERFAKHYFDRDHDEYLRMVMGEYAGADHTREMIAERLGESEAETLIDAVLHMDQTMLIVDDPVKRVDNMTMAWGLEARVPFLDHHLVELAARCPPELKLREGGKYPLKAMARGILPDAVIDRPKGYFPMPALKYVRGEFLAFMRDILDSQEARQRGIFQQSYIDMLMAAPELHHTRIRGSKLWHIALFEYWLQRNLQQAGSAG, from the coding sequence ATGTGCGGACTTTGTGGAGAACTGCGTTTCGATGGTGCGCCGGCCGATCTGGCGGCGATCGAGAGAATGAATGAGCGCCTGCGCCAGCGTGGTCCCGACCATGGTGGGAGTTACAGTGATGGTGCATTGGGTTTCGGTCACCGACGGCTGTCCATCATCGACCTGTCAGAACACGCGCATCAACCGATGCTGGACCAGGAGTTGAATCTGGCGCTGGTATTCAACGGCACTATCTATAACTACAAGGAGCTCCGCGGGACCCTGCAGGGACTTGGATACCATTTTTTTTCCAGCGGCGACACAGAGGTGATCCTCAAGGCCTTCCACGCCTGGGGCGAGGATTGTGTCGACCGTCTGCATGGCATGTTTGCTTTCGCGGTGTGGGATTGTCAGCGGCAACGCCTGTTTCTGGCCAGGGATCGTTTTGGCATCAAACCCCTCTACTACACCCAGGACAGCAGGCGTTTTCGTTTTGCATCCAACACCCAAGCGCTGCTTGCGGCGGGTGGGGTTGATACCGCTATTGATCCCGTTGCCTTGCATCACCAGTTCACCCTGCACGGGGTGGTACCGGCACCACTGACCATTTTACGTGGCATACGTAAGCTGGCGCCAGGTCACTGCATGGTTATCGAAGCCAATGGTACTGAGCGTATACGCACCTATTGGAGTTACCCTGCCACCCGTCCTGAGATGCCGCTCTCGGAGCGGGAGTGGATGGAGGCGATTCATGATTCACTTCGTGAAGCGGTGCGCAAGCGCAATGAGATAGCCGACGTACCCGTAGGGGTGCTGCTATCCGGGGGGCTCGATTCGAGTCTGTTGGTGGCGCTGCTGGCTGAGGCGGGGGTGACGGATTTGCGGACCTTTTCGGTGGGCTTCGAGGATCAACCGGAAGAGAAGGGCAATGAATTCGAATACTCCGATCCTGTGGCAGAGCGATACCGCACCCAGCATCACAAATTTCTGGTGCCCAACAGCGAGGTGCTGAACCGGTTGCCTGAAGCGGTGGACAACATGGCCGAGCCGATGTTCGGTCAGGATGCGGTGGCCTTCTATCTGCTGGGTGAACAGGTCTCCCGTCAGATCAAGGTGGTGCAGTCCGGACAGGGGGCTGATGAGGTGTTTGGGGGCTACTTCTGGTATTCACGCATCATGCAGGAGCATGAGGGTGAGGCGGTGGAGAGATTCGCCAAACACTATTTCGACCGGGATCATGATGAATATCTGCGCATGGTCATGGGGGAGTATGCCGGGGCCGACCATACCCGGGAGATGATTGCCGAACGCCTTGGGGAGTCCGAGGCGGAGACATTGATCGACGCCGTATTGCATATGGATCAGACCATGTTGATCGTCGATGATCCGGTCAAGCGGGTGGATAATATGACCATGGCCTGGGGCCTGGAGGCGAGGGTGCCCTTTCTCGACCATCATCTGGTCGAACTGGCGGCCCGCTGTCCACCCGAGCTGAAACTGCGGGAGGGTGGCAAATATCCCCTCAAGGCAATGGCCAGGGGTATCCTGCCGGACGCGGTAATCGACCGCCCCAAGGGCTATTTTCCGATGCCTGCATTAAAATATGTGCGGGGCGAATTTCTCGCCTTCATGCGCGACATTCTCGATAGCCAGGAGGCAAGGCAAAGGGGGATCTTTCAGCAGTCATATATCGATATGCTGATGGCGGCGCCGGAGCTGCACCACACGCGAATCCGTGGTAGCAAGCTGTGGCATATCGCCCTGTTCGAGTATTGGCTGCAACGCAATCTTCAACAGGCAGGAAGCGCGGGATGA